Proteins encoded within one genomic window of Triticum aestivum cultivar Chinese Spring chromosome 2D, IWGSC CS RefSeq v2.1, whole genome shotgun sequence:
- the LOC123051303 gene encoding glycerol-3-phosphate dehydrogenase SDP6, mitochondrial translates to MAAWRLRGAGTALAATSALAAAAAAWPSPASASDPSPAALESARQLVSRAGSGGGPPPRAAQQAALAGSTAAEPLDVLVVGGGATGCGVALDAATRGLRVGLVEREDFSSGTSSRSTKLIHGGVRYLEKAVFNLDYGQLKLVFHALKERKQVIENAPHLCHALPCMTPCFNWFEVVYYWFGLKFYDIVAGKRLLHLSRYYSVEESVALFPTLARNDGDRSLRGTVVYYDGQMNDSRLNVGLACTSAVVGAAVLNYAEVVSLIKDESGERVIGARIRDTLSGKEFDAFAKVVVNASGAFCDSVRKMANNDVVPMIAPSSGVHIVLPDYYSPEGMGLIVPKTKDGRVVFMLPWLGRTVAGTTDSSTAITMLPEPHEDEIQFILDAICDYLNVQVRRSDVLSAWSGIRPLAMDPSAKNTESISRDHVVFEDYPGLITITGGKWTTYRSMAEDAVNAAIRSGNLKPANGCVTDHLHIVGAYGWDPASFTVLAQNYKRMKKTYGGKVIPGAMDSAVSKHLSHAYGTLAERVAAIAQNEGLGKRLAHGYPFLEAEVAYCARHEYCESAVDFVARRCRLAFLDTDAAGRALPRIIEILASEHKWDKARRKLEQQKGIEFLETFKSSKNAQFRDGKHNGQ, encoded by the exons ATGGCCGCGTGGCGCCTCCGCGGCGCCGGCACGGCCCTGGCCGCCACCTCCGCGctggccgcggccgcggccgcctgGCCGTCGCCGGCATCCGCCTCGGACCCGTCCCCCGCGGCCCTCGAGTCCGCGCGGCAGCTCGTGTCGCGGGCCGGCTCGGGGGGcggcccgcccccgcgcgccgcgcAGCAGGCGGCGCTGGCCGGGTCCACGGCCGCGGAGCCGCTCGACGTGCTGGTGGTCGGCGGCGGTGCCACCGGCTGCGGCGTCGCGCTCGACGCCGCCACCCGCGGCCTCCGCGTCGGCCTCGTCGAGCGCGAGGACTTCTCCTCCGGCACCTCCTCCCGATCCACCAAGCTCATCCACGGCG GTGTGCGTTACTTGGAGAAGGCAGTGTTCAATCTTGATTATGGGCAGCTTAAACTGGTTTTTCATGCTCTTAAGGAGCGCAAGCAAGTTATTGAGAATGCTCCCCATTTATGTCATGCTTTGCCATGCATGACTCCTTGTTTTAACTGGTTTGAGGTTGTATACTACtggtttggtttgaagttctatgatATTGTCGCTGGCAAAAGGCTGCTACATTTATCACGGTATTATTCTGTAGAAGAATCAGTTGCACTTTTCCCGACCCTTGCAAGGAATGATGGTGACCGTAGCCTACGAGGAACCGTGGTTTACTATGATGGTCAAATGAACGACTCTCGTTTGAATGTGGGGTTGGCATGCACATCTGCAGTTGTTGGTGCAGCTGTTCTGAATTATGCTGAAGTGGTCTCCCTCATTAAGGATGAATCAGGAGAGAGGGTCATTGGTGCACGCATCCGTGACACGCTATCAG GCAAGGAATTCGATGCATTTGCAAAGGTGGTTGTTAATGCATCAGGAGCATTCTGTGATTCTGTAAGGAAGATGGCTAACAATGACGTAGTACCCATGATCGCTCCGAGCAGTGGGGTGCACATTGTACTTCCTGATTATTATTCACCTGAAGGGATGGGTTTAATTGTCCCCAAGACCAAAGATGGTAGAGTTGTATTCATGCTGCCATGGTTGGGAAGGACGGTTGCTGGGACAACTGATTCTAGTACAGCAATAACAATGCTTCCTGAACCACATGAAGATGAAATACAGTTCATATTGGATGCAATATGTGATTATCTTAATGTTCAG GTGAGGCGTTCGGATGTTCTTTCTGCATGGAGTGGTATTCGCCCATTGGCCATGGATCCATCAGCAAAGAACACGGAAAGTATTTCTAGAGATCATGTTGTATTTGAAGACTACCCAGGGCTAATAACAATCACAGGTGGAAAATGGACAACGTATAGAAG CATGGCTGAAGATGCTGTTAATGCAGCAATACGGTCAGGGAATTTGAAGCCAGCAAATGGCTGTGTGACTGATCATTTGCATATAGTTGGGGCATATGGATGGGATCCTGCTTCTTTTACCGTGCTTGCTCAGAATTATAAGCGAATGAAGAAGACATATGGTGGCAAAGTTATTCCAGGCGCAATGGACAGTGCTGTATCAAAACATCTGTCACATGCATATGGAACTTTGGCTGAAAGAGTGGCTGCAATTGCCCAG AATGAAGGCTTAGGAAAGCGACTTGCTCACGGATACCCATTCTTAGAAGCTGAGGTAGCATATTGTGCTCGCCACGAGTACTGCGAGTCTGCGGTTGACTTTGTTGCAAGGAGATGTCGGCTTGCCTTTCTTGACACAGATGCTGCAGGGAGGGCATTACCCCGGATCATTGAGATCTTAGCTTCGGAGCACAAGTGGGACAAGGCAAGGCGGAAACTTGAACAGCAGAAGGGTATAGAATTCTTGGAAACCTTCAAGTCATCGAAGAATGCACAGTTCAGAGATGGGAAACATAACG GGCAATGA